From Deinococcus yavapaiensis KR-236, one genomic window encodes:
- a CDS encoding zinc-binding dehydrogenase, which yields MAAVRRGGRISSLAALPDEAMLSAAGVTGTPVMSRPTRDVLAPLAEQAAAGTLKVVVSDVLPLDRAAEGLGRLARGGASGKLVVTLDN from the coding sequence GTGGCCGCTGTGCGCCGTGGCGGCCGGATTTCGAGCCTCGCGGCACTGCCGGACGAAGCGATGTTGAGCGCGGCCGGCGTGACGGGCACGCCCGTCATGAGCCGCCCGACGCGTGACGTTCTCGCGCCGCTGGCCGAGCAAGCGGCGGCTGGGACGCTCAAGGTCGTCGTGTCCGACGTGCTGCCGCTCGACCGGGCGGCCGAGGGCTTGGGTCGTCTGGCCAGGGGTGGTGCGAGCGGGAAGCTCGTCGTTACCCTCGACAACTGA
- a CDS encoding SDR family NAD(P)-dependent oxidoreductase — translation MTPRTIVLTGASDGIGAAAARQLAANGHRLILVGRSKARTEIVAREVNAEYRLADFANLAQVRALADDLREVAPSIDVLVNNAGGVFGARRQVTGDGHEMTFQVNYLAPFLLTERLLDTLISSRATVINTSSIANSRFAKFDISDLNAERGYAPLRAYGNAKLAQILHVRELHRRFHDQGLAAVAVHPGNIATNFSSGRDTPLRLIYHTFVRRLILSSPERGAQTLVRLAEGTPDQDFPSGGYMDQLKVGKANPQANDPVLARQLWDRSEAMLTAD, via the coding sequence TCCTCACCGGCGCCAGCGACGGCATTGGCGCCGCTGCCGCCCGTCAACTCGCCGCGAACGGCCATCGCCTGATCCTCGTCGGCCGCTCGAAGGCCCGCACCGAAATCGTCGCTCGGGAAGTGAACGCCGAGTACCGCCTTGCCGACTTCGCCAACCTCGCGCAGGTGCGCGCCCTCGCAGACGACCTGCGCGAAGTCGCCCCGAGCATCGACGTGCTCGTGAACAACGCGGGTGGCGTCTTCGGCGCGCGGCGGCAAGTCACGGGAGACGGCCACGAGATGACGTTCCAGGTGAACTACCTCGCACCGTTTCTACTCACTGAGCGGCTGCTTGACACGCTGATCTCGTCTCGTGCCACGGTGATCAACACCTCCAGCATCGCCAACTCGCGCTTTGCGAAGTTCGACATCAGCGACCTCAACGCCGAGCGAGGGTACGCGCCCTTGCGGGCGTACGGCAACGCTAAGCTCGCCCAGATCCTACACGTGCGCGAACTGCATCGCCGCTTTCACGATCAGGGGTTGGCGGCGGTGGCAGTGCATCCCGGCAATATCGCCACGAACTTCTCCAGTGGACGGGACACGCCGTTGCGCCTGATCTATCACACCTTCGTGCGCCGCCTGATCTTGTCCAGCCCGGAGCGCGGCGCGCAGACCCTCGTGCGCCTGGCGGAAGGCACGCCGGACCAAGACTTCCCTTCCGGAGGGTACATGGACCAGCTGAAAGTCGGGAAGGCGAACCCGCAGGCGAACGACCCGGTCTTGGCGCGCCAACTCTGGGACCGGTCCGAAGCGATGCTCACAGCGGACTGA